A DNA window from Bos mutus isolate GX-2022 chromosome 11, NWIPB_WYAK_1.1, whole genome shotgun sequence contains the following coding sequences:
- the TMEM127 gene encoding transmembrane protein 127 yields the protein MYAPGGAGLPGGRRRRSPGGSTLPKQPERSLASALPGALSITALCTALAEPAWLHIHGGTCSRQELGVSDVLGYVHPDLLKDFCMNPQTVLLLRVIAAFCFLGILCSLSAFLLDVFGPKHPALKITRRYAFAHILTVLQCATVIGFSYWASELILAQQQQHKKYHGSQVYVTFAVSFYLVAGAGGASILATAANLLRHYPTEEEEQALELLSEMEENEPYPAEYEVINQFQPPPAYTP from the exons ATGTACGCCCCCGGAGGCGCAGGGCTACCCGGCGGGCGCCGGCGGAGGAGCCCGGGAGGCAGCACTCTGCCCAAGCAGCCGGAGCGTAGTCTGGCCTCGGCCCTGCCGggtgccctgtccatcaccgcgCTGTGCACCGCGCTCGCCGAGCCTGCCTGGCTGCACATCCACGGTGGCACCTGTTCCCGCCAAGAGCTGGGGGTCTCCGACGTCCTAGGCTACGTGCACCCGGACCTGCTGAAAG ACTTCTGCATGAATCCCCAGACAGTCCTGCTCCTGCGGGTCATCGCCGCCTTCTGCTTCCTGGGCATCCTGTGCAGCCTCTCTGCGTTCCTTCTGGATGTCTTCGGGCCCAAGCATCCCGCCCTGAAGATCACCCGTCGCTATGCCTTCGCCCACATCCTCACGG TCCTGCAGTGTGCCACAGTCATCGGCTTCTCTTACTGGGCTTCCGAACTCATCctggcccagcagcagcagcataagaagTACCACGGGTCCCAGGTTTACGTCACCTTTGCCGTTAGCTTCTACCTGGTGGCTGGCGCTGGCGGGGCCTCCATCCTGGCCACAGCGGCCAACCTCCTGCGCCACTACCCCACGGAGGAGGAGGAGCAAGCGCTGGAGCTGCTCTCGGAGATGGAGGAGAACGAGCCCTACCCGGCAGAGTACGAGGTCATCAACCAGTTCCAGCCGCCCCCGGCCTATACACCGTAG